The sequence below is a genomic window from Paramisgurnus dabryanus chromosome 4, PD_genome_1.1, whole genome shotgun sequence.
AACTATAgtcaatgaataaaaaaaagttgtatttatttatctgaCCATCCAAACAAACTATAGGGATGAAAATttaaacagaattaaaaatgtaaatcacTAAATTATTAGTCGTCTTTGCTGAAGTACCTGCTCCAAGATTAGATCTTTTTTAGGAGGTGCTGGATCTGTGAGAGCAAGCTGACTGAGAAAGTTTTTCAGATCAACTAGGTTTGGTAACTGATCTATCACAGCGTCTGTCAAATGTCCACGAAGCTGCACACAGTCATATAAGAAATCATAATGACAGATTATTCCTTAATCAGTTTCATTTGACGTCACTCGCTGGTAAATATACCGAAAACATTTGTGTATAGATGGTGTATATAAGAAAGGCTTAAAAAAATTTTGAATTCAttgtattaaaaaacaaaatctaTATATTACCTTCAAGAGTTGATTTTTGTTAAAGGTATTGAAATCATATTTCTTCTGGCAGTCTGGTTTGAGTATTAGGTTAAGCAAAGCAATCCACACCTGGCCATCATGTTTGCTCAACTTTAAGTGATCCTCTGGCAGGACAGGACTCCACTTACCCTCTGTGTATTTCTCTGATTTACCTATAGAGGGAGACCAAAGACTTATCCCTATGCGGTCATGGTTAGGAATATGCTGGTGTTGAGTTATATGAATTCTGAGAGGCTATATTCGCACAGCAGCAAAAACACTAAATCTGCTACATGTGGTTCCTTCCACATATTAGCACACATTTAGGTTTCTAAACACAAAAAgcagtatttttttcttttctgaaCAATATAGCTACATTGAAAAGATGCTTATGTGTTTATATAGAAACAGTATTTGTGGTTCTGGATGCTGTAACATGTAAAGGACAATGCAAAGTCACACTGGTAAGTAAAATCCCAAACACCAAACATGTAAACGTATGGCCATTGAGAGGCCTCTGAACGAATGAGAAAAGAAATATAACACAAATGCTAAAATTGAGACTAACCTCTGTTCCAGGGGCAGTTTTCCACCAACTGAACCAGCACACATGGCAAATTATGAGTGCTCAGCATCCTTGTAAGCACACTTAAACTCAAGCTAAAGAAATGGGAAATTTCAACATTCATCATTAACAGGCTGTTGCATTCATACaatgtatttatgtaatgtgtttaatattgttttttagTTAAATTATACCTCTCTATGTGATCAGTAATGTAGCACAGCACTGACAGAGCCTTGACAGAGATCTCAAACTCTAACATATCACTTTGTCTTTGCAAATCCTATGACACAAAATATAGTGTACAGGTAAATCAAATTTGCATTGAGTTATTTAGCAGAAGCTATTATCTGAAGTGACTTTTAAAAGGGAGGAAAATAATGTAGCCTACAGTATAAGGCAAAAATAGTACTCAAGAAATATATCAGATATGTTAAATTTCCATGCACACTTTAAAAAACACTGCACACCGAACAAAAAGATAAAAGTACAATTTTGCACCTTTGAAATTAACCCTAGATGACCCAAAAGAAAAAGCAGGGCCGCTGCCTGGACCAATCCTGTCAACAACCTACAGCTCTTTTCAAATATACACTGTATATATTACTGTAAATTACTGTTAAGATAGCATGTATGAACACAACCTTTTCTGTAATACCAGTAAATCAGTACTGGCAATTTTCCTGTATGAGACACTACCAGTAAATTACAGTTATGATGCAATGTGTGAACATTTTGATGCTTTGGGCCAATCAAAACATTCTTGGGTCAAgagcaaatgcataaatataaacatttgccACAGAAATGAAAACATATGGACTGTTACTGAACAGTCAGAAGCAAAGTCGTACAAAGATTGCATAGAACATTTCAGAGTTTGTTTAGAGGAAACTTCtgcttaatgacatcactgAGTTTATTGGTGTTTTGGTTTGGTATGGATATGTGAATGGTATCTTAACAGTAAAAGGTGGAATGAATTTGCTTGTGTGAGCAGTATTTCTGTGTATTAACAGGGAAAGTCCTTCTGTAGGTACTTTAACATTATtactgtgtgaaaagggcttataTGTTCCTCACCTGTATTGATGCGGCATCTGACAGTGGTACATGTGTAATTCGGTCCTTAGCTGGGATCTCTCCACAGACAGAGCGTCCTGCCAGCAGCGTGAGTTTACGATGACAGTAATCCACCAAGTCAACCACTGCATCATCAGCCGACTCACTGGACTCCTGTATGGTTAACCCAAACAGATCAGCATTTTAGCattccattttattttgtggtcaattttaattaaaaagaaagtgaaaaaacacataaaaatatttgtaaagaaacacttaCCTTGTGGTACATAATTGTCTCCAAGAGATTTATAATGGTAGCTTCGTGGTGAATCTGAAGTGAAATTAGGAATGTAAACGTGTAAGATATTCATATTAATCCATGTTGCACTATCCAGGCGGTTTCCCGAACAGGACTTATCctaatcccagactaaaatgcatgtttgtgctgccttaatttaaaaacaccttttactGAGATAGCTTAACATATagcagtgccattgttttgtctcaagatgcacaccagtattgttttttgtaaggtatgtctgtgaaaaactacttaaatgtcctaatataaggGCTAGTCTTGGATTTAGCTAAACCTTACccattaaagcgtaactaacccctggtcagagcctgactccacccactgcaatatttgaaaaatgcaagaaaagtgggcagatcccaacggagatagaggggacgaactaagtgtgtggtgagatcgtaacaagggcgtggtgagcttgaacctgcttacgtcacgagtcatttcttggacccaacatccaataggaaaattcaactgcagtagccaccgttcaacctcaagagggcagcactcagacgtttttacaccatatattgtagtattgaaacactttatatccaaatgtcaaaaaacttactaaaatcaatcaacagcactaataaagcatcattcttacagatcattaactaaaaaaagttggtttggggtttagttactctttaagtagCTCATACTCACCACCATGTAGAGTTGAAATGTGCTCTTTGGATTGAAGTCCTTTAGTTTGCAAATTATGGGAAACAATTTATGTTTCCAGACTTCTGTAAGTATCAGTGCATGTATCAGTGTGGGTACCTGGAAGAAGAATCCACGTACGTATTCACAAACAGACATATAggaaagatttattatgaaaggCTGCTGGTAAATATAACTAAAATAAATTACCTTTCCGTGTGAAACCAATAGGTCCTTGATAAATTCCTCTTGACAGGCCTTAGCATTTAGAATAGCTTGCATATTAAGTTTCTCAATGAACTCGTGCTGGCGAAACCACCTTTATGAAAACATACAAAACATAAGCGACATGAGAATGACGACATGCGTATACATCGAAATAACGTGTGATGTCACTTTTTAATTAGATATTTACGTACTTTGGACTTCCGATTTCACGAAGTGACATCCTCTCCAGACTCTGAATATACATTTCAGCCTCTCCGTGTAGAACTACTGAATCCATATTTAACTGGATGATCTTTGTTGTGAAAAATAAACTTGTTTTATAGTCTCTCCACGCGCTCTTATACTCCAACAGACCTTTCGCGTTGTTACTATGGTTACAAGCAAACGCGTGACGTGATAAAGGGGCGGGGCTCTGACAATAAGATACTCTATCTAAGCAAGATACTCGGGTCAGAGATAAAAGTTACAAAAACTCTGCACATAGTCTGCTGCAGACCGCATCAGTTGAAtagattttatttttcaaaactgtgtttttgttttgtttataaaaacttactaatcgcaaaaaaaaaaacttttgtagtgtcccagcaaacacagaacgTTCCCCTAAGTTTTGGATATCTTTTAGGAACCAAATACGTTGTCAGAACGTTCctttttaggttttatttttgcaacaataaaataacgttcccataacgttgaagggtggttatttttaaataacgtAAAAGAACTTATACATAACGTTctctaatgtttttttttttttttttggaaccataaaataatgttcccataacgttgcaggatggttatttttttaaatatcctaAAACTAACGTTCTATTTctgtaaagaaaactttcctaAACAAAAACAAGCCTTTGAAAATAACGTTATGGGGAACATTTTAAGAACAAAAAACGGAAGCGGAATGctttgggaaccaaaaattgttagctAGGTTATTGGTACTGTGGCCAATAACATTCCCTGGTGTGCATGcagtatacatttttgtaaatgtattctggactttcttgaaaaaataaacaaacaaaaagtgtTTAACTATTCTATATACACTTGGTTTATgcatataataataacaaaatcaTTCAATCTTCATCTTATTCTAAAGCAGCCTATTATATAAGCAATACATAATAAGTTTTAGGAATTTAAGCCAATAAACATTTACGACACACATTTATACATAGGCTCACTGTTTCCAAGACCAATCGAACATGTCTTATCAtctcatttttatttctttgcaTATCTTtctataataaaaaacatttccaATGGCTTTCCACATTAGTATATAACACATGTAGTACTACACGTAAACCAGGTGGTACATAGATGTGTTGAAGGCTAAGCAATTAAATTTATCTAGGTTCCAGCTGAATTGCTTTCCTTGTCTTTTCTTTAAACTGAAATGTCTTTCACATCAATAGTCAATAGCCCACTATGTTGCCATGTCTAATTATATAATGTCTTGTGAAGAATTTAGACCATTAAGGTTCCATGAGTGTAACCACACCTATGCCAAACACCCCCTGCCTCCGAATCTTCCATACACAGAGCATAAAACCAAACCACAAAATcatacacaaaacacacacaaataccaTACCAGACAAAATATTAAACTTGTTTAACACTTTCTCACACGCACATACACTACATTTGTTTCAATAtagagcagtgtttctcaaccagggGGCTGGGGCCCACGGGGGGCCTCAACAGATTTACAAGGGGGCCTTAAGATGacttaattataataataataatataaccaaaaatctatttatttcgtattgtttggttatttttgtagTGAAAATACATCGGTCTCATGTCAAGCTCTAGAATATTCTACTGGGTAGAAATAGAGTAAGTGGGGGGTCTAATATTGTTTTAGGCAATAGGGGGGTCTTGAAGTGAAAAAGGCTGAGAACCACTGATATAAAGTCACTTCGTTCTATATTGAgttcacacacgcacacactacTGTATAGATTATTACAATCAGTTCTTTCAGGCTTCACCAGACTAGAAACTGGAGGCCCCCAGTCTGGAGAGATGAGTGTGCTCAACCCTGCTCAAAGACCCCTTTGTATGAGCAGTACTTATAAAAACAGAAGACACCTTCTGCACAGCCCTAAATCTCTCTGAAGCTATCCCTTCTACACCTCCAACGAGTGCCCTCTTCAACCCTCCACCATGAGAGCTGTATGGAGCGTTGCTCTCCTCATAGCCTGCTTCATCGGGACCATCAATGCTCAGGCTCATAGCAGCCACATCAACAGTAACCGAGGCAACAACATCGAGAGCACCAATATTAAGCCACAGCCGCCCAAAGAAAATGTCTTGGATGAGCCTATTAGTTTCAACACCAAAGCCAAAGACGCTTGTAGCATGGTGATCTCCGGCCAGAATAACTCCACTAAGCTGCGTGTCTCCTGCAAGAACAAGGGCAAAACTTACTGGTGTGATTTTCTGGGCAAACCTTACTTGTGTAAGGCATACAACAACAACCCACTGCACTTCTTTACTCAGATAAAGTGGGACATGAGAAAGCTCCACAATGCCTGCCAGGGACCACAGGTCTACAAGCCACATATGTGCCGCTCTGCTTCAGATGATGTCCAAATGATATTCCAATCCTCCTTTCCCAAAATTTCCAACCTAAAGCCTACCCAAGCTCCTAAGAAGAGCCATCATAAGCTGCAGCATCAGCCAAAACCCCAGCAACCAGCTAAATCAGCATCCAAACCAGTCAAGCCTGTTGTTTTGAAGCCTGCACCTCCACGTAAACCTGTCAAGACCATCACACCAAGACCCACCGTGGCGCAAGGGGAAGACCAATCCACCAAGCTGGCAGAGGAGTATTGCTGGGAGAGTCTTCAGGGCGTCTGCTCCTACTTAATAAGCTGGTTCCAGAATTAATAACCACCACTGGTAAGCACATAGCTAACTAATTTCatatctaaaataaattgaGTTTTACAGCAATTAACCAAACAATGTTTTTGAACTATAAACTATTTGATACAAAGATCAAACTGTAGATTGTCTTAAAATGGATTGCTGTAAACAGGAAGCATCAGCTACATTCTGTTGATGCTTATACTGGAAGCATGGAATATAAAACATGGACAAGTATGTATACAGTTTATGAAAGATGGTTTTAGTGTGAAACACTAAGGCATACACAAAGGAAGTAAACAGCAACCTAAAATATCAGTCATATATCATGGTTGGGATTTTCAATTGATTTTTGTTGTCATATCAAGCCAATGATCACTTCTATTCTGTTTAGCTCTATCCCCCGGTTTCACAAacaaggcttaaggctagtgctagactaaaacacatgtttgaggtatctcaactgaaaataactttcacagataaatcttaaaatatgcAGTACCACTGATTTGTTTCAATGCTTAATTGTCTTAATTTAACCAAGGGTTCCTTGCTTTAGCTAAACCTTATCTGTGAAACCAGGGATTTGGAGCGTTTTCCCGGACAAGTTTTATCCTAGTTCCAgattaaaacacatgtttgagctgacttaatttaaaaacaaattgcactgagatattttaacatatatcagtgccattgttttgtctcaagattcacaccagtattgtttttataaggtttgtttgtaaaaactacttaaatgtcctaatataactaaggcctagtcctggattaatctaaacactGTCccggaaactgcccctatatgtTTAGGCATGTTTTATGAAGCCTTTTTGTGACTTCTTATTTTTGTCgttttttttatactgttaACGTGCTTCGTCTTACAACACCTCCCTTTGAAGTTAAAGCAAGGTGTAGTAAGATTACTCAAAAAAGAGGTCAATATGTCATTTAATATAAACTGTtatataataatacatttttgttaatcTTTCAATCACCCAATCTTTTGTCCGCACTTTAGGTTTCCAGTGTCAGAGATTTTTTGAGTCTTTCCACGAGGGACCATGGCTGtatgtgtgcgtatgtgtgtacagtatgtgatcATTTGGTTATGACTGCACTTTTGTGCTTGTGTGTGCTTTCCTATTTGTATCTTTATAAGTGCCATTAAAGtattttgataaaaataaacaaaataataaaccaCCTTTTGTCTCTGTGTATGAATTATGGTTTTTATCTGAGGAAAACAATACAAACCAAAAAGGAATATGACTGAACATGTTTGTGTATTAATGGGATTACTTGGGCTGAAAATAATGACCTGAAAATATGAgcctaaaataaaacacaagatATAAAAATAGTTACATTAAGGAAAGaattcattaaaaataacaaaataaaaacaataccaaaaaaaaaaaatgcagtgtGGTCCCTAGGAGGCTGCTTGGACAGGCTGATTttacggaaagtcgtgttatagtcacgaaaacatttatacatttatttgtgtccatggcttTTTTTCGTGCattgagcatgaatgtctttttcatgaatagtttttcatgtctgtggcacgactttctttttcgtggcattttatgtattgttttctcatagttttttcctattt
It includes:
- the fgfbp2b gene encoding fibroblast growth factor-binding protein 2b is translated as MRAVWSVALLIACFIGTINAQAHSSHINSNRGNNIESTNIKPQPPKENVLDEPISFNTKAKDACSMVISGQNNSTKLRVSCKNKGKTYWCDFLGKPYLCKAYNNNPLHFFTQIKWDMRKLHNACQGPQVYKPHMCRSASDDVQMIFQSSFPKISNLKPTQAPKKSHHKLQHQPKPQQPAKSASKPVKPVVLKPAPPRKPVKTITPRPTVAQGEDQSTKLAEEYCWESLQGVCSYLISWFQN
- the zmynd10 gene encoding zinc finger MYND domain-containing protein 10, which codes for MDSVVLHGEAEMYIQSLERMSLREIGSPKWFRQHEFIEKLNMQAILNAKACQEEFIKDLLVSHGKVPTLIHALILTEVWKHKLFPIICKLKDFNPKSTFQLYMVIHHEATIINLLETIMYHKESSESADDAVVDLVDYCHRKLTLLAGRSVCGEIPAKDRITHVPLSDAASIQDLQRQSDMLEFEISVKALSVLCYITDHIESLSLSVLTRMLSTHNLPCVLVQLVENCPWNRGKSEKYTEGKWSPVLPEDHLKLSKHDGQVWIALLNLILKPDCQKKYDFNTFNKNQLLKLRGHLTDAVIDQLPNLVDLKNFLSQLALTDPAPPKKDLILEQLPEIWNNIVMENSNKWKAIAKHQVTHVFNPSENDLREQASRLAETYNLDVMENLIPDKPKCGSCGRQGAKRCSRCQGEWYCNRECQVKHWPKHKPVCQLMTDAMQKLQKELVIKS